In Ostrea edulis chromosome 6, xbOstEdul1.1, whole genome shotgun sequence, a single window of DNA contains:
- the LOC125646918 gene encoding Rieske domain-containing protein-like isoform X2: MQDDQKIYLPLDVSFQDLYDWSKPEEKYQYLQTAVPFGRSGLRRQNSKTGTLVSCNEQDIAVFRYHNKVYAIKEKCPHLGGPLHLGDIEELPGHTLCVRCPWHSWRFDLDTGQLKQPKLPGVCSIVYPVIVKEDGKLLVGFDQFDPKYFSVDASF, translated from the exons ATCTTTATGATTGGTCCAAACCAGAGGAAAAATACCAGTATCTACAGACAGCAGTTCCTTTCGGAAGGTCAGGTTTGAGGAGGCAGAACAGCAAGACTGGTACCCTTGTGTCATGTAACGAACAAGACATAGCTGTCTTCAGGTACCACAACAAGGTGTATGCTATCAAGGAGAAATGTCCGCATTTAG GTGGCCCTCTCCATTTAGGAGACATAGAGGAACTCCCTGGACATACTCTCTGTGTCCGGTGTCCTTGGCACAGCTGGAGATTTGACCTTGACACTGGGCAGTTAAAGCAACCTAAGCTACCTGGAGTGTGTTCCATTGTTTACCCAGTTATTGTCAAAGAGGATGGAAAACTTCTTGTTGGATTCGATCAATTTGATCCGAAGTATTTCTCTGTGGATGCATCATTTTAA
- the LOC125646918 gene encoding uncharacterized protein LOC125646918 isoform X1, which yields MFHTLVYTWRSSVYRVCRPTSWTFLQTAYDQWKLHPKRDIPGIVVHTAMKNISFEKHLYDWSKPEEKYQYLQTAVPFGRSGLRRQNSKTGTLVSCNEQDIAVFRYHNKVYAIKEKCPHLGGPLHLGDIEELPGHTLCVRCPWHSWRFDLDTGQLKQPKLPGVCSIVYPVIVKEDGKLLVGFDQFDPKYFSVDASF from the exons GCGATCCTCGGTGTACAGGGTCTGTAGACCAACTTCCTGGACCTTTCTCCAGACTGCCTACGACCAGTGGAAATTACACCCGAAAAGGGACATTCCAGGAATTGTTGTTCACACTGCaatgaagaatatttcttttgaaaaac ATCTTTATGATTGGTCCAAACCAGAGGAAAAATACCAGTATCTACAGACAGCAGTTCCTTTCGGAAGGTCAGGTTTGAGGAGGCAGAACAGCAAGACTGGTACCCTTGTGTCATGTAACGAACAAGACATAGCTGTCTTCAGGTACCACAACAAGGTGTATGCTATCAAGGAGAAATGTCCGCATTTAG GTGGCCCTCTCCATTTAGGAGACATAGAGGAACTCCCTGGACATACTCTCTGTGTCCGGTGTCCTTGGCACAGCTGGAGATTTGACCTTGACACTGGGCAGTTAAAGCAACCTAAGCTACCTGGAGTGTGTTCCATTGTTTACCCAGTTATTGTCAAAGAGGATGGAAAACTTCTTGTTGGATTCGATCAATTTGATCCGAAGTATTTCTCTGTGGATGCATCATTTTAA